The proteins below come from a single Eucalyptus grandis isolate ANBG69807.140 chromosome 3, ASM1654582v1, whole genome shotgun sequence genomic window:
- the LOC120291836 gene encoding uncharacterized protein LOC120291836, whose amino-acid sequence MATWGSFVEEFQRNYFPAYAEEETHDELKSLKQKGGVRDYIKRLSELLLQIPSMNEVEAFHQFMGSLKPWTKQELKWYNVGNLTTAMTVAELLVEYKASPSTSRPDTCPRDKGTSGGDRGRYNRPIGGRPPPAGPHPHWAHARPNGGGQRKIKAKKAKEPKGLMFADVKIGVTTMSALVDMGASDIFISKEAAKKLNLRVEKGAGWLKMVNSKEVPAIRVVRDVELQLGSWKGKETLENCQFMIPVHHESDRDRKMISAIRLTKGTRKGEVTFLAALKIEDNKGEGKEVPTEATQVLDSFKDVMLSELPKKLPPKRGVDHRIELLTVKNKYPIPLIADLVDQLGGAQWFTKLDLRSGYYQVWIAEGNEPKIARVMRYGSYKFLMMLFGLANALATFCTMMNKVLHPFLDRFVVAYLDDIMVYSRTLEEHVKHLRQVFQVLRENELYVKREKCAFAQEKVSFLGHIVGCGQVRMDKAKIQSIIEWELPTEVLALRSFLGLTNFYRRFIRSYSSITVPLTDLLKKENVWEWTDRCQRVFDQLKQAMTEEPVLALPDHTKPYKDGHPVAFESRKLNNIERRYTIQEKEMTAVVHCLRTWRHYILGSKFVVRMDNVATSYFQTQKKLSPKQARWQDFLAKFDYALEYKPRKANSMEDALSRKMELMSHTVSRLSCPWVDRIKEGLTHDPKAQALIGYAKEGIRRTLALIKDRYYWPQMRDDMEAYVKTCLVLKVCNLCAYDKGLPGRGGSQTVYEAHGEVLRSATNDRERSRSPLHETFLVQVVQAVGVGAEHFNEFASPNRRLDGAGQCSLKDLPPTQCEHDASQLGEVDRRNPVLLQLATERVDRPEFVQGCNWAATEHPEHNCFGLLGE is encoded by the exons ATGGCGACCTGGGGTAGTTTTGTCGAGGAGTTCCAACGGAACTACTTTCCCGCTTATGCGGAGGAGGAAACTCATGACGAGCTGAAGAGTCTCAAGCAGAAAGGTGGTGTGCGTGACTACATCAAGCGGCTTTCGGAGTTGCTGCTCCAAATCCCCTCGATGAATGAAGTTGAGGCGTTTCACCAGTTCATGGGCAGTCTCAAGCCATGGACAAAGCAAGAGTTGAAGTGGTACAACGTGGGAAATCTCACTACAGCCATGACCGTAGCCGAGTTGCTCGTGGAGTACAAGGCGTCGCCTTCTACATCCCGACCAGACACTTGTCCAAGGGACAAAGGCACTAGTGGGGGAGATCGGGGGAGATACAACCGCCCGATCGGAGGTAGACCACCACCAGCTGGTCCTCATCCTCATTGGGCTCATGCGAGGCCAAATGGAGGAGGGCAAAGGAAG ATCAAGGCCAAGAAGGCGAAGGAGCCTAAAGGCTTGATGTTCGCGGACGTGAAGATCGGAGTGACCACAATGAGTGCACTCGTGGACATGGGAGCATCCGATATCTTCATCTCGAAAGAAGCTGCAAAGAAACTTAACCTACGAGTTGAGAAGGGAGCCGGTTGGCTCAAGATGGTGAATTCGAAAGAAGTCCCTGCGATCAGGGTTGTAAGGGACGTGGAGCTACAACTCGGATCATGGAAAGGCAAAGAaactctagag AATTGTCAATTCATGATTCCAGTCCATCATGAGTCGGACCGTGATCGGAAGATGATCTCGGCCATACGACTCACCAAGGGAACAAGGAAGGGTGAAGTGACCTTCTTGGCGGCCTTGAAGATCGAGGACAACAAGGGTGAAGGGAAGGAAGTCCCAACGGAAGCAACCCAAGTCCTCGACTCGTTCAAGGATGTTATGCTTTCGGAGCTGCCGAAGAAGTTGCCACCCAAGAGAGGGGTGGATCACCGAATCGAGCTA TTGACCGTGAAGAACAAGTACCCCATCCCACTCATCGCGGATCTCGTCGATCAACTTGGTGGAGCTCAGTGGTTCACCAAGCTGGATCTCCGATCGGGCTACTATCAAGTTTGGATCGCTGAAGGGAATGAGCCGAAGATAGCCCGCGTGATGCGGTACGGATCCTACAAGTTCCTCATGATGCTGTTCGGCTTGGCCAACGCTCTGGCCACTTTCTGCACAatgatgaacaaggtactccacCCTTTCCTAGATAGGTTTGTAGTGGCTTACCTAGATGATATTATGGTCTATAGTCGGACGTTGGAGGAGCATGTCAAACACCTAAGGCAAGTCTTCCAAGTCTTGCGCGAGAACGAGCTATATGTTAAGCGTGAGAAGTGTGCTTTCGCCCAAGAGAAAGTTTCGTTCTTGGGGCACATCGTCGGATGTGGGCAAGTGCGAATGGACAAGGCGAAGATTCAATCGATTATCGAATGGGAACTGCCAACGGAGGTGCTAGCGTTGAGGTCATTCTTGGGCCTCACCAACTTTTACCGGCGGTTCATCCGGAGCTACTCGAGCatcaccgtgccactcacggacctgctaaagaaggaaaatgtgtGGGAATGGACGGATCGATGTCAAAGGGTCTTCGACCAATTGAAGCAAGCCATGACTGAGGAGCCGGTGTTGGCGTTACCCGACCACACCAAACCTTACAAG GATGGACATCCGGTGGCGTTCGAGTCTCGAAAGTTGAACAACATTGAGCGTCGATACACCATCcaggagaaggagatgaccgcggtGGTGCACTGCCTTCGGACGTGGAGACACTACATCCTGGGATCGAAGTTCGTCGTGAGGATGGACAATGTGGCCACGAGTTACTTCCAGACCCAAAAAAAGTTGAGTCCGAAGCAAGCTCGATGGCAGGATTTTCTAGCAAAGTTCGACTATGCGTTGGAGTACAAGCCAAGGAAGGCCAACTCTATGGAAGACGCGCTGAGTCGAAAGATGGAGCTGATGAGTCACACTGTGAGTCGACTGAGCTGTCCTTGGGTTGATCGCATCAAGGAGGGGTTGACGCATGATCCAAAAGCTCAAGCCCTCATCGGGTATGCCAAGGAGG GGATCCGCCGCACATTGGCCCTCATCAAAGATCGGTACTATTGGCCACAAATGCGTGATGACATGGAGGCGTATGTGAAGACTTGTTTG GTTCTCAAAGTATGCAACCTTTGTGCTTACGACAAAGGATTGCCCGGCCGAGGAGGCAGCCAAACTGTTTATGAAGCACATGGTGAAGTATTGAGGAGTGCCACAAATGATCGTGAGCGATCGAGATCCCCACTTCACGAGACGTTTTTGGTCCAAGTTGTTCAAGCTGTTGGGGTTGGAGCTGAACATTTCAACGAGTTTGCATCCCCAAACCGACGGTTAGACGGAGCGGGTCAATGCTCTCTTAAAGATCTACCTCCGACACAATGTGAGCACGATGCAAGTCAATTGGGTGAAGTTGATCGACGTAACCCAGTTCTTCTACAACTTGCAACGGAGCGAGTCGACCGGCCAGAGTTCGTTCAAGGTTGCAATTGGGCAGCAACTGAACACCCTGAGCACAATTGCTTTGGGTTACTGGGAGAGTAG